A window from Micromonospora terminaliae encodes these proteins:
- a CDS encoding AAA family ATPase gives MVVRERPVVVAVCGYPGAGKTTVAAATAGHLGIPFLTRDEIKTGLGLSTASVAEDGQVRFDRDYHVAGGPVSLRAEAVMVDAVRLFAASGVSFVVESSVLSHETLGVLLACGARVVAVHVVAEEEAIGRRLGARAAAGRAVDQQLLAQFRRGAMKRSVFAPPEGVDAVVELDTSAGGAPAVESIAAAVATLLGREQPGRHPRAPEPERQSA, from the coding sequence ATGGTGGTGCGGGAACGGCCGGTGGTCGTCGCGGTGTGCGGGTACCCGGGAGCCGGCAAGACCACGGTCGCCGCTGCGACGGCCGGCCATCTCGGCATTCCGTTCCTCACCCGCGACGAGATCAAGACGGGTCTCGGGCTGTCCACCGCCTCCGTCGCCGAGGACGGGCAGGTCCGGTTCGACCGGGACTACCACGTCGCCGGTGGTCCCGTGAGCCTCCGGGCCGAGGCCGTGATGGTGGACGCCGTCCGGCTGTTCGCGGCCTCCGGCGTGAGCTTCGTCGTGGAGTCCTCGGTGCTGTCCCACGAGACGCTCGGCGTACTGCTGGCGTGCGGCGCCCGGGTTGTGGCTGTCCACGTCGTCGCCGAGGAGGAGGCCATCGGCCGGCGACTCGGTGCCCGGGCGGCCGCGGGCAGAGCTGTGGATCAACAGCTCCTGGCGCAGTTCCGGCGGGGTGCGATGAAGCGGTCGGTCTTCGCACCGCCGGAGGGCGTCGATGCCGTCGTCGAGCTCGACACCTCGGCTGGTGGAGCTCCGGCCGTCGAGTCGATCGCAGCGGCAGTCGCCACCCTGCTCGGGCGGGAGCAGCCGGGCCGGCACCCGCGAGCGCCGGAACCCGAGCGACAGTCCGCGTAG
- the gyrB gene encoding DNA topoisomerase (ATP-hydrolyzing) subunit B: MAAEDNKKYGAESITVLEGLEAVRKRPGMYIGSTGERGLHHLVWEVVDNAVDEALAGFCDTIDVVLLADGGVQVTDNGRGFPVDLHPKLKKPGVEVALTVLHAGGKFDGKAYAVSGGLHGVGVSVVNALSTKMAVEIHKDGFVWRQEYHHSKPTPLEKGEPTDRTGSAVSFWPDADVFETVDFDFQTIYRRLQEMAFLTRGLTIHLLDERVAETEEGKPREVTFHYEGGIADFVRHLNASKNPIHKTVVEFGAEEEGMSVEIAMQWNESYGESVYTFANNINTHEGGTHEEGFRAALTSVVNRYGAEKKLLKGDEKLSGEDIREGLAAIISVKLTNPQFEGQTKTKLGNTPVKSFVQRVCNDRLVDWFDRNPAEAKTIIQKASQAARARIAAQQARKLARRKSLLESGSMPGKLADCQSTDPRESEVFIVEGDSAGGSAKQGRDPRTQAILPIRGKILNVEKARIDRVLKNNEVQALITALGTGIHDDFDIEKLRYHKIVLMADADVDGQHIQTLLLTLLFRFMRPLVELGHVYLAAPPLYKIKWNKKGDDAQYAYSDRERDGLIALRQQKKPNARPDDIQRFKGLGEMNYPELWETTMNPATRTLRQVTLDDAATADELFSVLMGEDVEARRSFIQRNAKDVRFLDI, translated from the coding sequence GTGGCAGCGGAGGACAACAAGAAGTACGGCGCCGAGTCGATCACCGTTCTCGAGGGCCTGGAGGCGGTCCGGAAGCGGCCCGGTATGTACATCGGGTCCACCGGTGAACGCGGCCTGCACCACCTCGTGTGGGAGGTCGTCGACAACGCGGTGGACGAGGCGCTGGCCGGCTTCTGCGACACCATCGACGTGGTGCTGCTGGCCGACGGTGGCGTCCAGGTCACCGACAACGGCCGCGGCTTCCCGGTCGACCTCCACCCCAAGCTGAAGAAGCCGGGTGTCGAGGTCGCGCTGACCGTGCTGCACGCGGGCGGCAAGTTCGACGGCAAGGCGTACGCCGTCTCCGGCGGCCTGCACGGCGTCGGCGTGTCGGTGGTGAACGCGCTCTCCACCAAGATGGCCGTGGAGATCCACAAGGACGGCTTCGTCTGGCGGCAGGAGTACCACCACTCCAAGCCGACCCCGCTGGAGAAGGGCGAGCCGACCGACCGCACCGGCTCGGCGGTCTCCTTCTGGCCCGACGCCGACGTCTTCGAGACCGTCGACTTCGACTTCCAGACCATCTACCGGCGCCTCCAGGAGATGGCCTTCCTCACCCGTGGCCTCACCATCCACCTGCTCGACGAGCGGGTCGCCGAGACCGAGGAGGGCAAGCCGCGCGAGGTGACCTTCCACTACGAGGGCGGCATCGCCGACTTCGTCCGCCACCTCAACGCCTCCAAGAACCCGATCCACAAGACGGTGGTCGAGTTCGGCGCCGAGGAGGAGGGCATGTCGGTCGAGATCGCCATGCAGTGGAACGAGTCGTACGGCGAGTCGGTCTACACCTTCGCCAACAACATCAACACCCACGAGGGTGGCACCCACGAGGAAGGCTTCCGGGCCGCGCTGACCAGCGTGGTCAACCGCTACGGCGCGGAGAAGAAGCTGCTCAAGGGCGACGAGAAGCTCTCCGGTGAGGACATCCGCGAGGGCCTGGCCGCGATCATCTCGGTCAAGCTGACCAACCCGCAGTTCGAGGGCCAGACGAAGACCAAGCTGGGCAACACCCCGGTGAAGAGCTTCGTGCAGCGGGTCTGCAACGACCGGCTGGTCGACTGGTTCGACCGGAACCCGGCCGAGGCGAAGACCATCATCCAGAAGGCGTCGCAGGCGGCCCGGGCCCGGATCGCCGCCCAGCAGGCGCGCAAGCTGGCCCGGCGCAAGTCGCTGCTGGAGTCCGGCTCGATGCCGGGCAAGCTGGCCGACTGCCAGTCCACCGACCCGCGCGAGTCCGAGGTGTTCATCGTCGAGGGCGACTCGGCGGGCGGCTCGGCCAAGCAGGGGCGCGACCCGCGTACCCAGGCGATCCTGCCGATCCGCGGCAAGATCCTCAACGTGGAGAAGGCCCGGATCGACCGGGTGCTGAAGAACAACGAGGTCCAGGCGCTCATCACCGCGCTGGGCACCGGCATCCACGACGACTTCGACATCGAGAAGCTGCGCTACCACAAGATCGTGCTGATGGCCGACGCCGACGTCGACGGCCAGCACATCCAGACGCTGCTGCTCACGCTGCTCTTCCGCTTCATGCGGCCGCTGGTCGAGCTGGGGCACGTCTACCTGGCCGCCCCGCCGCTCTACAAGATCAAGTGGAACAAGAAGGGCGACGACGCGCAGTACGCGTACTCGGACCGGGAGCGGGACGGGCTCATCGCGCTGCGCCAGCAGAAGAAGCCCAACGCCCGGCCGGACGACATCCAGCGGTTCAAGGGTCTCGGCGAGATGAACTATCCCGAGCTGTGGGAGACCACGATGAACCCGGCCACCCGCACCCTGCGCCAGGTGACCCTCGACGACGCCGCAACCGCCGACGAGCTGTTCAGCGTGTTGATGGGCGAGGACGTCGAGGCGCGCCGGTCCTTCATCCAGCGCAACGCCAAGGACGTGCGGTTCCTGGACATCTGA
- a CDS encoding VOC family protein — translation MACRISELVLKCHDPEVLARFWCEVLDFIELDREEGVYIEIGPREGFGGPQPTIFLIRNDEPKNGPARLHIDVNATDRDQDAELERLLAAGARLVDIGQPADASWHVLADPEGNEFCLLRRRLDPL, via the coding sequence ATGGCATGCCGTATCAGTGAGCTCGTGCTCAAGTGCCACGACCCCGAGGTGCTGGCGCGGTTCTGGTGCGAGGTCCTGGACTTCATCGAGCTCGACCGCGAAGAGGGGGTCTACATCGAGATAGGCCCGCGCGAAGGGTTCGGCGGCCCGCAGCCGACGATCTTCCTCATCCGCAACGACGAGCCGAAGAACGGGCCTGCCCGGCTGCACATCGACGTCAACGCCACCGACCGCGATCAGGACGCCGAGCTCGAGCGTCTCCTGGCCGCCGGGGCCAGACTTGTCGACATCGGTCAGCCCGCGGATGCGTCCTGGCACGTCCTCGCCGATCCCGAAGGCAACGAGTTCTGCCTGCTCAGGCGCCGCCTCGACCCACTCTGA
- a CDS encoding phosphotransferase enzyme family protein, translating into MIDKPGVDERLLAAEVAAAWAVDVTDLVFLPLGLDGHAWAYRVDTSDGRRYFLKLRRGEFAPAAVVLPGFLRAQGVRQVVAPIHRPTGGAGHGFGDYRLLLYPFHDGGSLWGRGLTDRQWIEYGEFLGRLHAVAPTTDIAAVLPVETYRSDAGERLRMLGAQAAASETLGGFWERYGAALHRLSDVVEDLASRVPRGRHVICHADIHPGNLIADGDGPLHVVDWDGPILAPRERDLMFVHSRDFGDHPMDARRAELFRRGYGPVEPDPTLLSYYRSERHLDDAAVFLSSILDSGASPESRANDLHWLTRIAETVAHPAYVA; encoded by the coding sequence GTGATCGACAAGCCGGGCGTCGACGAGCGGCTGCTGGCGGCCGAGGTGGCCGCCGCCTGGGCCGTGGACGTCACCGATCTCGTGTTCCTGCCGCTCGGTCTCGACGGGCACGCTTGGGCGTACCGGGTGGACACGTCCGACGGCCGGCGCTACTTCCTGAAGCTGCGCCGCGGCGAGTTCGCCCCGGCGGCCGTCGTGCTACCCGGCTTCCTCCGGGCACAGGGCGTCCGGCAGGTCGTTGCGCCGATCCACCGGCCGACCGGCGGAGCCGGCCACGGATTCGGGGACTACCGGCTGCTGCTCTACCCGTTCCACGACGGCGGCAGCCTGTGGGGTCGCGGCCTCACCGACCGCCAGTGGATCGAGTACGGCGAGTTCCTGGGCCGGCTGCACGCCGTCGCGCCGACCACCGACATCGCCGCGGTCCTGCCGGTCGAGACCTACCGGTCGGACGCGGGTGAGCGGCTGCGGATGCTCGGCGCGCAGGCCGCGGCGAGCGAAACGCTCGGCGGCTTCTGGGAGCGCTACGGCGCGGCGCTGCACCGGTTGTCGGACGTGGTCGAAGATCTCGCCTCCCGCGTGCCGCGCGGTCGACACGTCATCTGCCACGCCGACATCCACCCCGGCAACCTGATCGCCGACGGCGACGGTCCCCTGCACGTCGTGGACTGGGACGGGCCGATCCTCGCGCCGCGTGAGCGGGACCTGATGTTCGTCCACAGTCGGGACTTCGGCGACCACCCGATGGACGCGCGCCGGGCCGAACTCTTCCGCCGGGGCTACGGGCCGGTGGAACCGGACCCGACCCTGCTGAGCTACTACCGCAGCGAGCGCCATCTCGACGACGCCGCCGTGTTTCTCAGCAGCATCCTCGACTCCGGCGCCAGTCCGGAATCTCGCGCCAACGACCTCCACTGGCTCACCCGCATCGCCGAGACCGTCGCCCACCCGGCCTACGTGGCCTGA
- a CDS encoding DUF7660 family protein, producing MTDDDRPRKRVESADDLVTWLQWLADDVAAAPDAVVNLELDQFLAACATQLRDRVRLQRRAGRAGPAQPSWQLVADVLHDAAHGY from the coding sequence ATGACCGACGACGACCGCCCGCGCAAGCGCGTCGAGAGCGCCGACGACCTGGTCACGTGGCTGCAGTGGCTCGCCGACGACGTGGCCGCCGCCCCGGACGCCGTGGTGAACCTGGAACTCGACCAGTTCCTGGCGGCCTGCGCCACCCAGCTCCGCGACCGGGTACGCCTCCAGCGCCGAGCCGGACGAGCCGGACCGGCCCAACCGTCCTGGCAGCTCGTCGCCGACGTGCTCCACGACGCGGCCCACGGCTACTGA
- the gyrA gene encoding DNA gyrase subunit A: protein MTDTPESTPNEPETPETLAAVVAHDRIEPVGLEVEMQRSYLDYAMSVIVGRALPDVRDGLKPVHRKILYAMFDSGYRPDRGYVKCSRVVGDVMGQFHPHGDSAIYDALVRMAQPWSLRYPLVDGNGNFGSPGNDPAAAMRYTECKLDPLAMEMLRDIDEDTVDLQDNYDGRAKEPTILPSRIPNLLINGSEGIAVGMATKIPPHNLREIGAAVQWCLENPEADEATTLEALLEIVKGPDFPTHGLIVGQAGIQDAYRTGRGSIRMRAVVEVEEDKRGRPALVVSELPYQVNPDNLAERIAELIKEGKLGGIADIRDESSGRTGMRIVLVLKRDAVAKVVLNNLYKHTQLQETFGANMLALVDGVPRTLNLAQFIRYYVEHQIEVIRRRTAFRLRKAEERAHILRGLSKALDALDEVIALIRRSPTVEDARQGLIQLLEIDEVQATAILDMQLRRLAALERQRILDDLAKLELEIADLKDILAKPERQRRIVSEELGEIVAKWGDDRRTKIVPFDGEVSMEDLIAREDVVVTITRTGYAKRTKVDLYRSQRRGGKGVSGATLRQDDIVSHFFVCSTHDWILFFTNKGRVYRAKAYELPEASRVAKGQHVANLLAFQADEQIAQIIEIPNYQVAPYLVLATKNGLVKKTRLEEFDSNRSGGVIAINLRDEDELVGAALVAPTDDLLLVSKNAQAIRFNASDEALRPMGRATSGVIGMRFSEEDVLLAMEVVREGMEMDVLVATNGGYAKRTPIEEYPVQGRGGKGVLTAKITERRGGLVGAVVISPDDELFAITSNGGVIRTPVKPVRRTRDRNTMGVKLMDLPDGVTIVAIARNADEPDEQD from the coding sequence GTGACCGATACTCCCGAGTCCACGCCGAACGAGCCGGAGACCCCGGAGACACTGGCCGCGGTCGTCGCGCACGACCGGATCGAGCCGGTCGGGCTCGAGGTCGAGATGCAGCGCTCGTACCTCGACTACGCGATGAGCGTGATCGTCGGGCGGGCCCTGCCGGATGTCCGGGACGGGCTCAAGCCGGTCCACCGCAAGATCCTCTACGCCATGTTCGACTCCGGCTACCGGCCGGACCGCGGCTACGTGAAGTGCTCCCGCGTCGTCGGTGACGTGATGGGCCAGTTCCACCCGCACGGCGACTCCGCCATCTACGACGCGCTGGTCCGGATGGCGCAGCCCTGGTCGCTGCGCTACCCGCTGGTCGACGGCAACGGCAACTTCGGCTCGCCGGGCAACGACCCGGCCGCGGCCATGCGGTACACCGAGTGCAAGCTCGACCCGCTGGCCATGGAGATGCTCCGGGACATCGACGAGGACACCGTCGACCTCCAGGACAACTACGACGGCCGGGCCAAGGAGCCCACGATCCTGCCGTCCCGCATCCCCAACCTGCTGATCAACGGCTCCGAGGGCATCGCGGTCGGCATGGCCACCAAGATCCCGCCGCACAACCTGCGCGAGATCGGCGCGGCCGTGCAGTGGTGCCTGGAGAACCCGGAGGCCGACGAGGCCACCACCCTCGAGGCGCTGCTGGAGATCGTCAAGGGCCCGGACTTCCCGACCCACGGCCTGATCGTCGGCCAGGCCGGCATCCAGGACGCGTACCGGACCGGGCGCGGCTCGATCCGGATGCGTGCCGTGGTTGAGGTCGAGGAGGACAAGCGGGGCCGGCCGGCGCTGGTGGTCAGCGAGCTGCCCTACCAGGTCAACCCGGACAACCTGGCCGAGCGCATCGCCGAGCTGATCAAGGAGGGCAAGCTCGGCGGCATCGCCGACATCCGCGACGAGTCCTCCGGACGTACCGGCATGCGGATCGTGCTCGTGCTCAAGCGCGACGCGGTCGCCAAGGTCGTGCTGAACAACCTCTACAAGCACACCCAGCTCCAGGAGACCTTCGGCGCCAACATGCTGGCGCTGGTCGACGGCGTGCCGCGCACGCTCAACCTGGCCCAGTTCATCCGCTACTACGTCGAGCACCAGATCGAGGTCATCCGCCGGCGGACCGCGTTCCGGCTGCGCAAGGCCGAGGAGCGGGCGCACATCCTGCGCGGTCTGTCGAAGGCGCTGGACGCCCTCGACGAGGTGATCGCCCTGATCCGGCGCTCGCCCACCGTGGAGGACGCCCGCCAGGGCCTCATCCAGCTGCTCGAGATCGACGAGGTCCAGGCGACCGCCATCCTGGACATGCAGCTGCGCCGGCTGGCCGCCCTGGAGCGGCAGCGGATCCTGGACGACCTGGCCAAGCTCGAGCTGGAGATCGCCGACCTCAAGGACATCCTGGCCAAGCCCGAGCGGCAGCGGCGGATCGTCTCCGAGGAGCTGGGCGAGATCGTGGCCAAGTGGGGCGACGACCGGCGCACCAAGATCGTGCCGTTCGACGGCGAGGTCTCGATGGAGGACCTCATCGCCCGCGAGGACGTGGTCGTCACCATCACCCGCACCGGGTACGCCAAGCGCACCAAGGTCGACCTCTACCGCTCGCAGCGGCGCGGCGGCAAGGGCGTCAGCGGGGCGACGCTGCGGCAGGACGACATTGTCAGCCACTTCTTCGTATGCTCCACCCACGACTGGATCCTGTTCTTCACGAACAAGGGCCGGGTCTACCGGGCCAAGGCCTACGAGCTACCCGAAGCCAGTAGGGTGGCCAAGGGCCAGCACGTGGCCAATCTGCTCGCCTTCCAAGCGGACGAGCAGATCGCGCAGATCATCGAAATCCCGAACTACCAGGTGGCGCCCTACCTGGTACTGGCCACGAAGAACGGCCTGGTGAAGAAGACGCGGCTCGAGGAGTTCGACTCCAACCGTTCCGGCGGAGTCATCGCGATCAACCTGCGCGATGAGGACGAGCTGGTCGGTGCTGCCCTCGTTGCCCCGACCGACGACCTGCTGCTGGTCTCCAAGAACGCGCAGGCCATCCGCTTCAATGCCAGCGACGAGGCGCTGCGGCCGATGGGCCGGGCCACCTCCGGCGTGATCGGCATGCGGTTCAGCGAGGAGGATGTCCTGCTGGCCATGGAGGTCGTCCGCGAGGGCATGGAAATGGACGTGCTGGTCGCGACGAACGGGGGATACGCGAAACGTACCCCGATCGAGGAATACCCGGTCCAGGGCCGGGGAGGTAAGGGCGTGCTGACTGCGAAGATCACCGAGCGACGCGGTGGTCTGGTCGGTGCGGTGGTGATCAGCCCGGACGACGAACTGTTCGCCATCACCAGCAACGGTGGCGTCATCCGGACTCCGGTGAAGCCTGTACGCCGTACGCGTGACCGGAACACAATGGGGGTCAAGCTGATGGACCTCCCGGACGGCGTGACTATCGTGGCGATTGCTCGCAATGCCGACGAGCCTGACGAACAGGACTAG
- a CDS encoding DUF3566 domain-containing protein, which yields MTETQAKSGNKGTSANPVDEEAAQGGTPATGRAAVGRATVPADAPAPKFTRAPGMAPPPEKPGEDSRSSDQAETKVEAPTSADGLAAPAAAKPATTPQPSPQPATPAAAARPSTGTTGTQPRVGGGLGTAPKPSPDGARPAATGRPANGGGLPPGISGAAAVGAARVGEAVRAARTSVSSAASRGPRRARLNLKRIDPWSVMKFAFAVSVVLFIVVVVATSVLYLALDAMGVFKSVNDSLTDLVNAGGGQNGGGFRITAKGVILSSALIGLVNVVLFTALATLGAFVYNVCADLVGGIELTLAERD from the coding sequence ATGACGGAGACACAGGCGAAGTCGGGGAACAAGGGGACCTCGGCCAACCCGGTCGACGAGGAGGCCGCACAGGGCGGTACACCAGCGACCGGCCGCGCGGCCGTGGGCCGGGCCACCGTCCCCGCCGACGCGCCTGCCCCGAAGTTCACCCGGGCCCCCGGCATGGCCCCGCCGCCGGAGAAGCCCGGCGAGGACTCGCGGTCCTCCGACCAGGCCGAGACCAAGGTCGAGGCGCCCACGTCGGCCGACGGCCTGGCCGCACCGGCAGCGGCGAAGCCTGCCACGACACCCCAGCCGAGTCCGCAGCCGGCCACGCCGGCGGCGGCCGCCCGGCCGTCCACCGGCACCACCGGCACCCAGCCGCGCGTCGGCGGCGGACTGGGCACCGCGCCCAAGCCCTCGCCGGACGGCGCCCGTCCCGCCGCCACAGGCCGCCCCGCGAACGGGGGCGGCCTGCCGCCGGGCATCAGCGGTGCGGCCGCCGTCGGGGCCGCGCGCGTGGGTGAGGCGGTACGCGCCGCGCGTACCTCGGTCAGCTCGGCCGCGTCCCGCGGACCGCGCCGGGCCCGGCTGAACCTCAAGCGGATCGATCCCTGGTCCGTGATGAAGTTCGCGTTCGCGGTGTCCGTGGTGCTCTTCATCGTGGTGGTCGTCGCCACCTCGGTGCTCTACCTGGCCCTGGACGCCATGGGCGTGTTCAAGAGCGTCAACGACAGCCTGACCGACCTGGTGAACGCCGGCGGCGGCCAGAATGGCGGCGGCTTCCGGATCACGGCCAAGGGCGTGATCCTCAGCTCCGCGCTGATCGGCCTCGTCAACGTCGTGCTCTTCACCGCGCTGGCCACGCTGGGCGCGTTCGTCTACAACGTCTGCGCCGACCTGGTCGGCGGGATCGAGCTGACGCTCGCCGAGCGGGACTGA
- a CDS encoding winged helix-turn-helix domain-containing protein: MSVNQQIPDYDLDEMLVVTAPEQLRALADPLRSTLLELLLERAATVNELARAVDRPKSSVAYHVNLLVDAGLLRVVRTRRVRAIEERFYGRVARTFYVGVLNRPEDKQVVARINGLAEAAAEAAAAHAADELRCTLLHARIPIEEVRTFWAEVQALARRFAQIPRSGDQVYGFAAGLYPTDAPTLPDTEPEPAGQPDGQ; this comes from the coding sequence ATGTCGGTCAATCAGCAGATCCCGGATTACGACCTCGACGAGATGCTCGTGGTCACCGCGCCCGAGCAGCTGCGCGCCCTGGCCGACCCGCTGCGCAGCACCCTGCTGGAGCTGCTCCTGGAGCGGGCCGCCACGGTCAACGAGCTGGCCCGGGCGGTCGACCGCCCGAAGAGCAGCGTGGCCTACCACGTGAACCTGCTGGTCGACGCCGGCCTGCTCCGGGTGGTGCGGACGCGACGGGTCCGGGCCATCGAGGAGCGGTTCTACGGCCGGGTCGCCCGTACCTTCTACGTGGGCGTGCTCAACCGGCCCGAGGACAAGCAGGTCGTGGCGCGCATCAACGGCCTCGCCGAGGCGGCCGCCGAGGCCGCCGCGGCCCACGCCGCCGACGAACTGCGGTGCACGCTGCTCCACGCGCGCATCCCGATCGAGGAGGTGCGGACGTTCTGGGCGGAGGTCCAGGCGCTCGCCCGCCGCTTCGCCCAGATTCCCCGCTCCGGCGACCAGGTGTACGGCTTCGCCGCCGGCCTGTACCCCACCGACGCGCCCACCCTGCCCGACACCGAGCCGGAACCGGCCGGCCAGCCCGACGGTCAGTAG
- a CDS encoding dienelactone hydrolase family protein, giving the protein MAEIVLFHHIQGLTDGVRAFADGLRAGGHTVHTPDLFDGERPATIEEGAALTKRIGGAVLDERADRVVAALPKDLVYAGISFGAATAQRLAQTRPGARGALLYESCLPVTGEWAVGPWPDGVPVQIHGMDKDPFFALEGDIDAARELVGIVGPELGELFVYPGEAHLFTDSSLPSYDADATALAVRRSREFLDRLG; this is encoded by the coding sequence ATGGCCGAGATCGTTCTCTTCCACCACATCCAGGGGCTCACCGACGGCGTCCGCGCCTTCGCGGACGGCCTCCGCGCCGGTGGCCACACCGTGCACACCCCCGATCTGTTCGACGGCGAGCGGCCGGCGACCATCGAGGAGGGCGCCGCCCTGACGAAGCGCATCGGTGGCGCGGTTCTCGACGAGCGAGCCGACCGCGTCGTGGCCGCCCTGCCGAAGGACCTCGTCTACGCCGGCATCTCATTCGGGGCCGCCACCGCGCAGCGGCTCGCCCAGACCCGGCCCGGCGCCCGCGGCGCCCTGCTCTACGAGTCCTGCCTGCCGGTCACCGGCGAGTGGGCCGTGGGCCCGTGGCCGGACGGCGTCCCCGTGCAGATCCACGGCATGGACAAGGACCCGTTCTTCGCGCTGGAGGGCGACATCGACGCCGCCCGCGAGCTGGTCGGGATCGTCGGGCCCGAGCTCGGCGAACTGTTCGTCTACCCGGGTGAGGCGCACCTGTTCACGGACAGCTCGCTGCCGTCCTACGACGCCGACGCCACGGCCCTGGCGGTGCGGCGCTCGCGGGAGTTCCTCGACCGGCTGGGCTGA
- a CDS encoding aminoglycoside phosphotransferase family protein — protein sequence MKMHADEVLTDVDLARRLLAGQFPQWADRPLRLVPSHGTDHDVYRLGDDLAVRLPRIGWATEQAAREAEWLPRLAPHLPLALPVPVAMGRPAEGYPFDWSVYEWLPGESAATARYDRDAAAVDLAAFVAAMRRIDTAGAYPRPPRARGADLAELDDGVRDAVRRLGDRVDGAAVLRAWQESLDAPAWDGPGRWLHGDLLPGNLLVVDGRLTAVIDFGGLNVGDPACDLQPAWNIFSGTSRARFRAELAVDDASWLRGRGWALLQAVLALPYYWDTNPGIVRQTSHALREVLADAGSRGRDR from the coding sequence ATGAAGATGCACGCCGACGAGGTCCTGACCGACGTCGACCTGGCCCGACGGCTGCTGGCCGGGCAGTTCCCGCAGTGGGCCGACCGGCCGCTGCGCCTCGTGCCCTCGCACGGGACGGACCACGACGTCTACCGGCTCGGCGACGACCTGGCGGTGCGACTGCCCCGGATCGGGTGGGCCACCGAACAGGCGGCCCGCGAGGCCGAGTGGCTGCCCCGGCTCGCCCCGCACCTGCCGCTCGCCCTGCCCGTGCCGGTGGCCATGGGCCGCCCCGCCGAGGGCTACCCGTTCGACTGGTCGGTCTACGAGTGGCTGCCGGGCGAGAGCGCCGCCACCGCCCGGTACGACCGGGACGCGGCGGCCGTCGACCTGGCCGCCTTCGTCGCCGCGATGCGGCGGATCGACACCGCCGGCGCGTACCCCCGGCCACCCCGGGCCCGGGGCGCGGACCTCGCGGAACTGGACGACGGGGTCCGCGACGCGGTGCGCCGGCTCGGCGACCGGGTCGACGGCGCCGCCGTGCTGCGCGCCTGGCAGGAGTCGCTGGACGCGCCGGCCTGGGACGGGCCGGGCCGCTGGCTGCACGGCGACCTGCTGCCCGGCAACCTGCTGGTGGTCGACGGGCGGCTCACCGCCGTCATCGACTTCGGCGGGCTCAACGTCGGCGATCCGGCCTGCGACCTGCAGCCCGCGTGGAACATCTTCTCGGGCACGAGCCGCGCCCGGTTCCGCGCCGAGCTGGCGGTCGACGACGCATCCTGGCTGCGCGGCCGGGGCTGGGCGCTGCTCCAGGCGGTGCTCGCCCTGCCGTACTACTGGGACACCAATCCGGGGATCGTCCGGCAGACCTCCCACGCGCTGCGCGAGGTGCTCGCCGACGCCGGCTCCAGAGGGAGGGACCGATGA
- a CDS encoding DLW-39 family protein gives MFKKLLILAGVVGVAAVVAKKIKASNDERALWHEATTAPDLR, from the coding sequence ATGTTCAAGAAGCTCCTGATCCTGGCCGGCGTCGTCGGTGTGGCCGCCGTCGTGGCCAAGAAGATCAAGGCCTCGAACGACGAGCGCGCTCTCTGGCACGAGGCGACCACCGCACCCGACCTGCGCTGA